One segment of Vibrio orientalis CIP 102891 = ATCC 33934 DNA contains the following:
- the ppx gene encoding exopolyphosphatase: protein MTQTHDIRDVAAIDLGSNSFHMVVAKVIEQDLQLVSRHKQRVRLAAGLDAQKNLDNASIERGLECLAIFSERLQGFDTQNVRIAATHTLRQANNAHIFLQRAREILPFPIEIIPGVEEARLIYLGVAHTQPQSKSKLVIDIGGGSTEMIIGQGFQPELINSKQMGCVSYTKRFFADGKLSATNFANATLTAEQKLESLAYRYCKKGWEVAFGSSGTIKAIREVLIGLGYEDGIITRKRLSKLIDTLCQWENIDDIELVGLTVERKPVFAAGVSILNAIFHSLAIVEMQFSQGALREGLLFEMEERFKRTDIRMRTTENLANKHMVDLEHAAKIKGQAKQFLQQIHTELGIKTSSPLFDLLEWSALLHEVGLSISLQAFHRHSAYILRHTYMPGFNQEQQRVLAILVRFQRKALKLHEMEEFSLFKKKHIIGLIRILRLAILLNGQRNDDPLPPLSIKIDEDKWVLTCSDKDWLDSNKLLHADLINEQEYWQQAGWALSF, encoded by the coding sequence ATGACGCAAACACATGACATTCGTGATGTCGCGGCCATTGACCTTGGTTCCAACAGTTTTCATATGGTGGTTGCCAAAGTCATTGAGCAAGACCTACAGCTAGTTAGCCGCCATAAACAAAGAGTGCGTTTAGCGGCTGGGCTAGACGCACAAAAAAACTTAGACAATGCCTCCATTGAGCGTGGCCTTGAGTGCTTGGCGATTTTTTCCGAGCGGCTACAAGGCTTCGATACACAAAATGTTCGAATCGCCGCAACGCATACTCTTCGCCAAGCCAATAATGCGCATATTTTCCTCCAACGCGCTCGTGAAATATTACCCTTCCCAATCGAAATTATTCCCGGTGTGGAAGAAGCCCGATTAATTTATTTAGGCGTTGCACATACTCAGCCACAATCGAAATCCAAACTTGTGATTGATATTGGTGGCGGCAGTACCGAAATGATCATCGGCCAGGGTTTCCAGCCAGAGCTCATCAACAGTAAACAGATGGGCTGCGTCAGTTACACCAAGCGATTTTTTGCTGATGGTAAGCTGTCAGCGACGAACTTTGCTAATGCGACCCTGACCGCTGAGCAGAAGTTAGAATCTCTCGCCTATCGATATTGTAAAAAAGGCTGGGAAGTCGCCTTTGGCTCGTCTGGAACAATTAAAGCGATACGAGAAGTCTTGATCGGACTCGGCTACGAAGATGGCATCATTACTCGTAAACGCTTATCCAAACTGATCGACACCCTTTGCCAGTGGGAGAACATCGACGATATAGAGTTGGTGGGATTAACCGTAGAAAGAAAGCCTGTTTTCGCCGCGGGTGTTTCCATTCTTAACGCTATTTTTCACAGTCTGGCGATCGTAGAAATGCAGTTTTCTCAAGGCGCATTACGCGAAGGCCTGCTGTTTGAAATGGAAGAGAGGTTTAAACGTACCGACATACGCATGCGCACTACTGAAAATCTAGCCAATAAACATATGGTCGATTTAGAGCATGCCGCCAAGATAAAAGGACAAGCCAAACAGTTTTTGCAGCAAATACATACGGAATTAGGGATAAAAACCAGTTCGCCTTTGTTTGATCTGCTTGAGTGGAGTGCATTACTCCACGAGGTAGGACTCAGTATTAGTCTGCAAGCCTTCCACCGCCATTCAGCTTATATTCTGCGTCACACCTATATGCCGGGCTTTAACCAAGAGCAACAACGAGTTCTGGCAATATTAGTTCGCTTCCAGCGTAAAGCATTAAAGTTGCATGAGATGGAAGAGTTCTCCCTGTTCAAGAAGAAGCACATCATCGGACTTATCCGCATCTTACGATTGGCTATCTTGCTGAACGGCCAACGCAATGATGACCCGCTTCCCCCGCTATCAATTAAGATTGACGAAGATAAGTGGGTACTCACTTGTTCGGATAAAGATTGGTTAGATTCCAACAAACTGCTGCATGCGGATCTTATCAATGAACAAGAGTATTGGCAGCAAGCAGGTTGGGCTCTGAGCTTCTAG
- the ppk1 gene encoding polyphosphate kinase 1: protein MSTEKLYIEKELSWLSFNERVLQEAADKDVPLIERIRFLGIFSNNLDEFYKVRFADVKRRILINQERGGNDNSKHLLTKMQTKALKLNERFDELYAELIRDMARHGIFLVNEHQLSSSQQKWIKKYFGKKVLPYITPILLREDIDILQFLKDEYAYIAVELRQIEQSQYALIEIPTDHLPRFVMLPEQKDKQRKTIILLDNIIRYCLDELFSGFFDYDELKGYAMKVTRDAEYDLNYEVENSLIEQMSEGVSQRLTAMPVRFVYEREMPEQMLSFLCNKLQISNYDSLIPGGRYHNFKDFINFPNVGREYLENNSLPPMQCADFIGFANKFDAIKAQDILLHYPYHTFEHISDWVRQASFDPKVTSIKINIYRVAKDSRIIRSLIDAVHNGKQVTVVVELQARFDEEANIEWSKVLTEAGVHVVFGVPGLKIHSKLLLISRRENDEIIRYAHIGTGNFHEKNALIYTDFSLLTADPELTKEVRGVFDYIETPYRPIKFHHLIVSPRNSRKQLYHLIDSEIANAQQGNRAELTIKANNLVDKGLINKLYEASSAGVKIRMLIRGMCSLVAGIEGISNNIEIISIVDRFLEHSRVIITHSNGEPQIYISSADWMTRNIDHRIEVATPIRDKRLKQRIIDIINLHFTDTEKARWIDKEMSNQYVLRDNQDKVRSQVAIYDYLKSIEKQTKNQKRKQHDANT, encoded by the coding sequence ATGAGTACAGAAAAGCTGTATATCGAAAAGGAGCTCAGTTGGCTCTCTTTTAACGAGCGAGTCTTACAAGAAGCGGCAGATAAAGACGTTCCTTTAATCGAAAGAATTCGATTTCTTGGTATATTTTCCAATAACTTAGATGAGTTCTACAAAGTTAGATTCGCCGATGTAAAACGCCGAATTCTGATCAATCAAGAGCGTGGCGGCAACGATAATTCCAAGCACCTATTAACTAAGATGCAAACCAAAGCACTCAAACTGAATGAGCGCTTTGACGAGCTTTACGCCGAGCTGATACGTGATATGGCTCGACACGGCATCTTTTTAGTCAACGAACACCAACTCAGTTCCTCACAACAAAAATGGATTAAGAAGTACTTTGGTAAGAAGGTACTGCCTTACATTACGCCAATATTGTTACGGGAAGATATCGACATCCTCCAGTTTCTAAAAGATGAGTACGCCTACATTGCCGTTGAATTGCGTCAAATTGAGCAAAGCCAGTACGCGTTGATTGAGATCCCTACCGATCACTTGCCCCGCTTTGTCATGCTGCCAGAGCAAAAAGACAAACAACGAAAAACAATTATCTTGCTCGATAACATTATCCGTTACTGTCTGGATGAGCTATTTAGCGGCTTTTTTGATTACGATGAGCTAAAAGGCTACGCGATGAAAGTGACTCGCGATGCTGAATATGACCTCAATTACGAAGTAGAAAACAGTTTGATTGAACAGATGTCTGAGGGCGTAAGCCAACGACTCACTGCGATGCCAGTGCGTTTTGTCTATGAACGTGAAATGCCCGAACAGATGCTGAGTTTCCTGTGCAATAAGCTACAAATTTCCAATTACGATAGTCTGATTCCCGGTGGACGTTACCACAATTTCAAAGACTTCATTAATTTCCCCAATGTCGGAAGAGAGTATCTGGAAAATAACTCTCTACCACCAATGCAGTGCGCTGATTTCATTGGTTTTGCTAACAAGTTTGACGCGATAAAAGCACAAGACATTTTACTGCACTACCCCTATCACACCTTTGAACACATCAGTGATTGGGTACGACAAGCATCGTTTGACCCCAAAGTTACCAGCATCAAGATTAACATCTATCGTGTAGCGAAAGACTCTCGCATCATACGTTCACTGATTGACGCAGTACACAATGGCAAGCAAGTGACTGTCGTCGTCGAGCTTCAGGCACGATTTGATGAAGAAGCGAATATTGAATGGTCAAAGGTACTAACCGAAGCGGGCGTTCACGTGGTTTTTGGCGTGCCTGGGCTGAAGATTCATTCAAAACTGTTGCTGATTAGCCGCCGCGAAAACGATGAAATTATCCGCTACGCTCATATTGGCACCGGAAACTTTCATGAGAAAAACGCGCTTATCTATACCGATTTTTCATTACTCACCGCAGATCCAGAACTGACTAAAGAAGTGCGCGGCGTGTTTGATTACATCGAAACCCCATATCGACCGATTAAATTCCATCACCTGATTGTTTCACCTCGAAACTCTCGTAAACAACTTTATCATCTCATCGATAGCGAGATCGCCAACGCGCAACAAGGCAACAGAGCAGAGCTGACTATCAAGGCTAATAACCTCGTCGACAAAGGTTTAATTAACAAGCTCTATGAAGCGAGTTCTGCAGGGGTAAAAATTAGGATGCTCATCCGCGGTATGTGCTCTTTGGTCGCTGGAATTGAAGGCATAAGTAACAATATTGAAATCATCAGCATCGTCGACCGCTTCTTAGAACACTCACGCGTTATCATCACCCACAGTAATGGCGAACCTCAGATCTATATCTCCTCAGCCGATTGGATGACTCGCAATATTGACCATCGAATTGAAGTCGCGACTCCTATCCGTGACAAGCGTCTTAAACAACGCATTATCGATATTATTAACCTCCACTTTACCGATACGGAGAAAGCGAGATGGATTGATAAAGAGATGAGCAATCAATATGTTCTGCGTGACAATCAAGACAAAGTCCGCTCACAAGTGGCCATTTACGACTATCTTAAAAGCATAGAAAAACAAACCAAGAATCAAAAACGGAAACAGCATGACGCAAACACATGA
- a CDS encoding ABC transporter permease subunit: MTQAEFSLRERDRKRLIKDRLVRFAVSAGGVGVLAALVLIFVYLAIMVLPLFSDAKITPNVRSIPVTVTQPIAAGVDEYGENAFVISADGRINFWSLMEQSVHPVLSEQIAQPNSLFADSLNSFGWYGFASTTGDVRLFKPRMNSVLTEESREFAPNVLEKSMPFDLHVEGNELKKFAFSTQKQLTLVGWYQDNSVQVRWQSDQGVRNFQFAQPITGLDQILVTPGGNTLYLRSGSELIIATKHDDRFNVREIVDLSQGKPQHAVTDIDLLSGAYSLLVTHKDGLVSQWFDVLADGQRSLTHIRQFKLASELQFLLPDSYRKGFYSFYINGTIQSHYTTSEKLVIFKRAYEQAPQLAAMSQNELYLLAVKEGALSIAEIDNPYPEVSLSSLWQEVWYEGYPEPQFVWQTTSASDEFEAKFSLVPIAFGTLKAAAFAMLFAVPIAVFGAIYTAYFMTPKMRRVVKPSIELMEALPTVIIGFLAGLWFAPIVETHLAAIVTLMLFLPISTILLGMGWHALPKHWTSRFANGWHAAILMPVLVVVAVTVLSQSGNIEAWLFNGDVRVFLADKGIDFDQRNALVVGFAMGFAVIPTIFTIAEDAIFSVPKHLSDGSLALGATQWQTLTHVVLLTASPGIFSAIMMGLGRAVGETMIVLMATGNTPILDWNILEGMRTLSATIAVEMPESEVGSSHYRILFLAALLLLIFTFAVNSLAEWVRQRLREKYRSL, encoded by the coding sequence ATGACCCAAGCAGAATTCTCATTGCGAGAGCGAGATCGAAAGCGACTAATCAAAGATCGGTTGGTTCGATTTGCTGTATCTGCAGGTGGTGTTGGCGTCTTGGCCGCTCTAGTACTGATCTTTGTTTACCTAGCGATCATGGTGTTACCACTGTTTAGTGACGCTAAGATCACCCCCAATGTTAGAAGCATTCCGGTTACCGTTACCCAGCCTATTGCCGCTGGTGTTGATGAGTATGGTGAAAATGCGTTTGTCATTTCTGCAGATGGCCGAATTAATTTCTGGTCACTTATGGAACAGAGTGTTCACCCCGTCCTTTCTGAACAAATCGCTCAACCAAATAGCCTGTTCGCTGATTCGCTAAATTCTTTCGGGTGGTATGGTTTTGCCAGCACAACTGGTGACGTTAGATTATTTAAACCAAGAATGAATTCGGTACTGACTGAAGAAAGTCGAGAATTTGCGCCAAACGTACTCGAGAAATCGATGCCATTTGATTTGCATGTCGAAGGCAACGAACTTAAGAAGTTTGCTTTCTCAACGCAAAAGCAGCTTACCTTAGTGGGCTGGTATCAAGACAACAGTGTTCAGGTTCGCTGGCAAAGTGATCAAGGCGTACGTAATTTTCAGTTTGCACAGCCTATTACTGGGCTTGATCAAATTTTGGTGACCCCTGGTGGAAACACCCTTTACCTTCGTTCAGGTTCTGAACTGATTATTGCTACTAAGCATGATGATAGATTCAATGTGCGTGAAATCGTCGATCTTAGCCAAGGCAAACCGCAACACGCCGTGACAGATATAGACCTTTTGTCGGGGGCATATTCTCTGTTGGTGACGCACAAAGATGGTTTGGTTTCGCAATGGTTTGATGTGCTAGCCGATGGGCAGCGCTCTCTCACTCATATCCGTCAGTTCAAACTTGCGTCAGAACTGCAGTTTTTATTGCCAGACAGTTATCGTAAAGGGTTCTACAGCTTTTATATTAATGGCACCATTCAAAGTCATTACACGACCAGCGAAAAGCTAGTCATTTTTAAGCGCGCTTATGAGCAAGCACCGCAACTGGCGGCAATGTCGCAAAATGAATTGTATCTGTTGGCGGTCAAAGAAGGCGCTCTGAGCATTGCTGAAATTGATAACCCTTATCCAGAGGTATCACTTTCATCTCTGTGGCAAGAGGTATGGTACGAAGGATATCCTGAGCCTCAGTTTGTTTGGCAAACCACCTCTGCAAGTGATGAGTTTGAAGCTAAATTCAGTTTAGTTCCCATTGCATTTGGCACATTAAAAGCAGCCGCTTTTGCGATGTTATTTGCAGTACCAATAGCCGTGTTTGGCGCTATCTATACTGCTTACTTTATGACACCGAAAATGCGCCGGGTGGTGAAGCCATCTATTGAGTTGATGGAAGCGTTACCGACGGTGATTATTGGCTTCTTAGCGGGTCTTTGGTTTGCGCCGATCGTCGAGACACATTTGGCTGCCATTGTAACCTTAATGCTTTTCTTACCCATTTCGACCATTTTGCTTGGGATGGGCTGGCATGCACTACCAAAGCATTGGACCAGTCGCTTTGCCAATGGATGGCACGCCGCTATTTTGATGCCAGTGCTGGTGGTTGTCGCTGTGACGGTGTTGTCGCAAAGTGGCAATATTGAAGCTTGGCTGTTCAATGGTGATGTGAGAGTCTTCCTCGCCGATAAAGGGATCGACTTTGATCAGCGTAACGCATTGGTAGTCGGGTTTGCGATGGGCTTTGCCGTTATACCTACTATTTTCACCATTGCTGAAGACGCGATATTTTCAGTACCGAAACACTTGTCTGACGGTTCGTTAGCTTTAGGGGCAACACAGTGGCAGACCTTGACTCATGTGGTGTTACTGACGGCAAGTCCCGGAATTTTTTCTGCCATTATGATGGGATTAGGCCGAGCGGTAGGTGAAACCATGATTGTACTTATGGCGACAGGCAACACACCTATCCTAGATTGGAATATTCTAGAAGGTATGCGCACATTGTCGGCGACGATTGCGGTAGAAATGCCAGAGTCAGAAGTTGGCAGTTCGCATTATCGTATCTTGTTCTTAGCGGCCTTGTTGTTGCTGATATTCACCTTTGCGGTTAACTCATTAGCCGAATGGGTTCGTCAACGCTTACGCGAAAAATATCGCTCTCTCTAA
- the pstA gene encoding phosphate ABC transporter permease PstA, producing MFKWLKSGSPWIWLTGGAVSISLLSVLGLLLLIGWKGLSYFWPAPLYQWQTKEGEILVGQIYSQEYVPITHLREMDIDLPESVKEKGLAKRVNIKVANRDLYSADFVSLLEIDLNSPTKPQHLAVIERTRGGDFFGQPVGYQHSDGRISNDVTKDITSGLAYAQILRKEIERLIQQEVRVISAQAERLRLEKRKRSLNGNLDDEFVARYEAKNAEYLAALAKVEAKLDNLRSKLEQQGLLVEDMTGQRVTIPLSHVLDLWYPNQMSTAEKLLRWGKQAWKFLSDNPRESNSEGGVFPAMFGTVLMVLIMSVIVMPLGVIAAIYLHEYAKNNAFTRLIRVAVINLAGVPSIVYGVFGLGFFVYTLGGSIDSLFYQERLPAPTFGTPGLLWSALTLAVLTLPVVIVATEEGLTRIPNSVRHGSLALGATQFETMWRIVLPMASPAMITGLILAVARAAGEVAPLMLVGVVKLASSLPVDSQFPFLHLERKFMHLGFHIYDVGFQTTNIESARPLVYATSLLLVTVIIGLNLTAISIRNNLREKYRTLGQD from the coding sequence GTGTTTAAGTGGTTAAAATCAGGCTCTCCGTGGATATGGTTAACAGGTGGTGCAGTTAGCATCAGCTTGTTGTCTGTATTGGGGCTATTGCTGCTTATTGGCTGGAAAGGTCTCTCTTACTTTTGGCCTGCGCCACTCTATCAATGGCAAACCAAAGAGGGAGAAATCCTCGTTGGTCAAATCTACTCGCAAGAGTACGTCCCGATTACTCATCTTAGAGAGATGGATATTGACCTACCTGAAAGTGTCAAAGAGAAAGGGCTGGCTAAGCGAGTCAATATCAAAGTAGCCAACCGAGATCTTTACTCTGCGGATTTTGTTTCTTTACTTGAAATAGACCTAAACTCTCCGACAAAACCACAACATCTGGCGGTGATTGAGCGAACCCGAGGCGGTGATTTTTTTGGCCAACCTGTTGGTTATCAGCATTCTGACGGTCGTATTAGTAATGACGTAACGAAAGATATCACTTCAGGCCTCGCGTATGCACAGATTCTGCGTAAAGAGATTGAGCGCCTTATTCAGCAAGAAGTTCGCGTGATTAGTGCTCAAGCGGAACGATTGAGACTTGAAAAGCGCAAGCGCAGTTTGAATGGCAATTTGGATGATGAGTTTGTTGCTCGTTATGAGGCGAAAAATGCTGAATATCTGGCAGCACTGGCTAAAGTGGAAGCGAAACTTGATAACCTCCGTAGTAAGTTAGAACAGCAAGGCTTGTTGGTTGAAGATATGACGGGCCAGCGGGTGACCATTCCGCTTAGCCACGTTTTAGACTTGTGGTACCCGAACCAAATGTCGACCGCAGAAAAATTATTACGTTGGGGCAAGCAAGCGTGGAAGTTTTTGTCTGATAACCCACGAGAGTCTAACTCAGAAGGTGGGGTGTTCCCGGCAATGTTTGGTACCGTGCTGATGGTACTGATCATGTCCGTTATCGTGATGCCTTTAGGTGTGATTGCAGCAATTTACCTGCATGAGTATGCCAAGAATAACGCTTTCACCCGTTTGATTCGTGTAGCGGTGATTAACCTCGCTGGTGTACCTTCGATTGTTTATGGCGTATTTGGCTTAGGTTTCTTTGTTTATACCTTAGGTGGTTCGATCGACTCGCTGTTCTATCAAGAGCGCTTACCAGCTCCAACCTTTGGCACGCCAGGCCTCTTATGGTCTGCACTAACCTTAGCCGTCTTGACTCTACCTGTTGTGATTGTCGCGACAGAAGAAGGCTTAACCCGAATTCCAAACTCAGTGCGACACGGCTCTCTAGCTCTCGGGGCGACCCAGTTTGAGACCATGTGGCGTATTGTCTTACCTATGGCAAGCCCTGCTATGATCACCGGACTTATTTTAGCGGTGGCTCGCGCAGCCGGTGAGGTGGCTCCTTTAATGCTGGTGGGTGTGGTAAAACTCGCCTCAAGCTTGCCTGTGGATAGTCAGTTCCCATTCTTGCATTTAGAGCGCAAGTTCATGCACTTGGGCTTTCATATTTACGACGTTGGTTTCCAAACGACTAATATTGAAAGTGCACGACCGTTGGTTTATGCCACCTCTTTGTTGCTGGTTACGGTAATCATCGGCCTTAACCTGACTGCGATTAGTATTCGTAATAACCTACGCGAGAAATACCGAACTTTAGGACAAGATTAA
- the pstB gene encoding phosphate ABC transporter ATP-binding protein PstB, translating into MFSVNQTLGYPTPLDVNNLSDDLTAISIEGLNLHYQTAQALSDISMRIPKGQVTAFIGPSGCGKSTLLRCINRMNDLVEGCSVKGKVKLHGKNVYDPDVDVATLRRRVGMVFQRPNPFPKSIYENVVYGLRLQGVNNSRALDDAVERSLRASALWDEVKDRLHENAFGLSGGQQQRLVIARAIAIEPEVLLLDEPTSALDPISTLTIEELINDLKTKYTVAIVTHNMQQAARVSDHTAFIHMGKLIEYSDTDSIFTSPLKKQTEDYITGRYG; encoded by the coding sequence ATGTTTTCTGTGAATCAAACTCTTGGCTATCCGACCCCACTAGACGTGAATAATCTTAGTGATGATTTAACGGCTATCTCGATTGAGGGGTTAAACCTGCATTATCAGACCGCGCAGGCTTTGAGTGACATTTCTATGCGCATTCCTAAAGGTCAGGTAACCGCTTTTATCGGTCCATCGGGTTGCGGGAAATCAACCTTACTTCGTTGTATCAACCGAATGAACGATCTGGTCGAAGGGTGCAGTGTTAAAGGCAAAGTGAAACTGCATGGCAAGAACGTCTATGATCCGGATGTAGATGTGGCTACCTTACGTCGCCGTGTTGGTATGGTGTTTCAAAGGCCGAATCCGTTTCCTAAATCAATTTATGAAAATGTGGTCTATGGTTTGCGCCTTCAAGGAGTCAACAACAGTCGTGCTCTTGATGATGCGGTCGAACGTTCACTGCGAGCGTCGGCGTTATGGGATGAAGTGAAAGATCGTCTACATGAAAATGCATTTGGATTATCTGGCGGTCAGCAGCAGCGCTTAGTGATTGCTCGCGCGATTGCGATTGAGCCAGAGGTGTTGCTTTTGGATGAGCCTACTTCGGCGTTGGATCCGATCTCGACATTGACGATTGAAGAGTTGATCAACGATCTGAAGACTAAGTATACCGTTGCAATTGTTACTCATAATATGCAGCAAGCCGCTCGTGTGAGTGACCACACTGCCTTTATTCATATGGGTAAGTTGATCGAGTACTCAGATACGGATTCTATTTTTACTTCGCCATTGAAAAAGCAAACGGAAGACTACATTACTGGTAGATATGGCTAG
- the phoU gene encoding phosphate signaling complex protein PhoU — protein sequence MNFGRHISGQFNVELESIRTHVLTMGGLVEQQLSFAMQALHKEDIELARKVVRDDHKVNSMEVSIDEACTRIIAKRQPTAKDLRLIMAIIKTITDLERIGDVATKIAYVAIESPSSKERQFQVSLEPLCRQAISMLHQVLDAFARMDVDAAAEVYKLDDKIDAEYEAVIRQLMTYMMEDPKNIPNILQVMWSARAIERVGDRCQNICEYIIYFVKGKDVRHLGEQSIDDALR from the coding sequence ATGAACTTTGGGCGCCATATTTCAGGTCAGTTTAATGTCGAGTTGGAATCAATCCGTACTCATGTGTTAACCATGGGCGGATTGGTTGAACAGCAATTGTCGTTTGCGATGCAAGCGCTGCATAAAGAAGACATTGAGCTAGCACGAAAGGTGGTTCGAGATGATCATAAAGTGAACTCAATGGAAGTCTCGATTGATGAAGCGTGTACGCGAATTATCGCCAAGCGTCAGCCAACCGCGAAAGATCTGCGTCTAATCATGGCGATCATCAAAACCATTACTGACCTTGAGCGTATTGGTGATGTCGCGACCAAAATTGCTTATGTGGCTATCGAAAGTCCCTCTTCGAAAGAACGCCAATTTCAGGTTTCTTTAGAGCCACTGTGCCGTCAAGCGATCAGTATGTTGCATCAAGTTTTGGATGCATTTGCCCGTATGGATGTTGATGCTGCCGCAGAAGTGTATAAGCTGGATGATAAAATTGATGCTGAATACGAAGCGGTGATTCGTCAACTGATGACTTACATGATGGAAGATCCGAAGAACATTCCAAACATTCTACAGGTAATGTGGTCTGCACGTGCGATTGAGCGAGTAGGGGATCGTTGTCAGAATATTTGTGAGTACATCATCTACTTTGTGAAAGGAAAAGATGTTCGCCACTTGGGCGAACAGAGTATAGATGATGCACTTCGTTAG
- a CDS encoding porin family protein, with protein MKLAFTTLLTASLLSAPVLANNEGHRIGLGFNSTSIEEVDTPSHDYSARGIKLEYGYEFNHIVGVNLSYSKASGDYWGPIESDSTTFKLDTDIGYTFNLDGFSIKPYGVIGFATFKEELRAYGENLGSWDDSSLFIGTGVRGTFNDHFYADFRADFINLETENVDHFVDQFSLTVGYKF; from the coding sequence ATGAAACTAGCCTTCACAACACTTTTAACTGCATCACTTTTATCTGCTCCAGTACTCGCAAACAACGAAGGCCACCGTATTGGCCTTGGCTTTAACAGCACATCAATTGAAGAAGTCGATACCCCATCACACGACTACTCTGCGAGAGGTATCAAATTGGAATATGGTTACGAATTTAACCATATTGTTGGCGTTAACCTTTCATACAGTAAAGCATCAGGTGATTACTGGGGACCAATTGAAAGCGATAGCACAACGTTCAAGCTAGATACCGATATCGGCTATACGTTCAACCTAGATGGATTCTCAATCAAACCTTATGGTGTTATTGGATTCGCAACATTCAAAGAAGAACTTAGAGCTTATGGCGAAAACCTAGGATCTTGGGATGATTCTTCTCTATTTATCGGTACAGGCGTTCGTGGCACATTCAACGACCACTTCTACGCTGACTTCCGTGCTGATTTCATCAACTTAGAAACAGAGAACGTCGATCATTTTGTCGATCAGTTCTCTCTCACAGTCGGTTATAAGTTTTAA